In Amphiura filiformis chromosome 2, Afil_fr2py, whole genome shotgun sequence, one DNA window encodes the following:
- the LOC140141921 gene encoding uncharacterized protein — MVARKSTHTDQYLNFDSNHHLEHKRSVVRTLLDRVDKLVTSEDDKEQERNHIKSALKANGYETWMLKTPKPKKKKDLKDTTVQARKINVPLPYVKGLSEKLTHIFRDHGVNAYHKPVNTIRSFLVHRKDKTPDANKCGVIYKISCPKCTDTYVGETARALATRVKEHTRTTGPLTAVGEHKSNHQHDISLDNVEVIGREDHFWNRKIREALEIKTQRPTTQQGCRIRPARHI; from the coding sequence ATGGTAGCACGAAAGTCCACACACACTGACCAGTACTTGAACTTTGACTCTAACCACCATCTTGAGCATAAACGGTCAGTTGTAAGAACGCTACTGGACAGAGTTGATAAACTTGTTACATCCGAGGACGACAAAGAGCAAGAAAGAAACCATATCAAATCTGCGCTCAAAGCGAATGGATACGAGACTTGGATGCTCAAAACGCCTAAGcctaagaagaagaaagatctcaAAGACACGACCGTCCAAGCGAGAAAGATCAATGTCCCCCTCCCATATGTCAAGGGTCTGTCGGAAAAGCTGACCCACATCTTCCGTGACCACGGGGTCAATGCCTACCACAAGCCGGTCAACACTATAAGATCGTTTCTTGTCCATCGTAAGGACAAAACCCCGGACGCCAATAAATGTGGAGTTATATATAAAATCAGCTGCCCCAAGTGCACGGACACCTATGTTGGAGAGACAGCAAGAGCACTAGCCACTAGGGTTAAAGAACACACTAGAACCACAGGCCCTTTGACAGCAGTTGGTGAACATAAATCCAATCACCAGCATGACATCAGTTTGGACAATGTTGAAGTTATCGGTAGGGAGGACCACTTCTGGAACCGAAAGATCAGAGAAGCCTTAGAGATCAAGACCCAAAGACCTACCACTCAACAGGGatgccggatacgacctgcccgccataTATGA
- the LOC140146500 gene encoding A disintegrin and metalloproteinase with thrombospondin motifs 6-like: protein MNYTQLISLVILEHVLAESGSGEPDYNNFLGDPIEDEYQLWESWMLYFQWYVGDWSQCSSTCGASYRYRTVKCTRNDISQNDVYYYPADELIQIDNGNMTWYVLITDDAHCREKKVIDKETCDTPLCTPEWVPEEWSQCDPWCGGMGLRTREIRCMSGSDTEKPMVFSPFMCFNKPRPPVVGMCDNGPCRHMTWEVGDWSKCSSYCGRGRQIRRISCISTYTGHRVIPSYCPQRLRPHDRQTCQGSCEEGSGDNQPVCYDDPSAQYCRLVLKFRLCSHDFYHKMCCVSCRARASYVFMS, encoded by the exons ATGAATTACACCCAACTGATATCACTGGTTATTTTAGAACACGTACTTGCAGAAAGTGGGTCTGG AGAACCTGACTATAATAATTTCTTGGGTGATCCAATAGAGGACGAGTACCAGCTATGGGAATCATGGATGCTGTATTTTCAATGGTACGTGGGTGATTGGTCACAGTGTTCTTCAACTTGTGGAGCGAGTTATCGATACAGAACGGTAAAATGTACTCGAAATGATATCAGCCAGAATGATGTATATTATTATCCTGCTGACGAATTGATCCAGATAGACAACGGAAATATGACGTGGTATGTGTTAATCACCGATGATGCACACTGCAGGGAGAAGAAAGTCATAGATAAAGAAACGTGTGATACACCTTTGTGTACACCGGAATGGGTTCCTGAAGAATGGTCACAG TGTGATCCGTGGTGTGGAGGAATGGGTTTGAGGACACGAGAGATCCGATGTATGAGTGGTTCCGATACAGAAAAACCAATGGTTTTCTCGCCATTCATGTGTTTTAATAAACCACGTCCTCCAGTGGTAGGGATGTGCGACAATGGACCATGTCGTCATATGACATGGGAGGTTGGCGATTGGAGCAAG TGCTCCTCTTACTGTGGACGTGGGCGTCAAATCCGTCGCATATCGTGTATATCAACGTATACTGGTCATCGAGTGATACCCTCATATTGCCCGCAAAGATTACGACCACATGACAGGCAGACCTGTCAAGGATCTTGTGAGGAAGGGAGTGGAGATAACCAACCGG TATGTTATGACGACCCGTCAGCACAATATTGCAGGCTAGTGTTAAAGTTTCGCCTTTGTAGTCACGACTTTTACCACAAGATGTGCTGTGTATCGTGTCGAGCACGGGCTAGCTACGTATTCATGTCTTGA